In Primulina huaijiensis isolate GDHJ02 chromosome 6, ASM1229523v2, whole genome shotgun sequence, a single window of DNA contains:
- the LOC140979895 gene encoding uncharacterized protein, whose translation MASISDVGLFGEASNKRPLENGFVPRYKPRKLSAVRDFPPGCGLHAVPADFKHEENGSSGAGVSESGGVDDCHVAHAAIASGVDSFLAPSSMEADRVDIPKFLKPDVMKNSEIVKDEGPSGVNIEVDCGSRCINSPIDKVVAESVDALVEDVTVTTIDVTSVEEVMIEIGPICDELPNEVEVQTLEALDQHVELDEAESLDALVGKMNTMDGFSNGVAKITDSDSSKEEIEPEGQTTLEKLSEVEASVLIPNSVAGEVKSVLDAGASIDELPLVGFSQPSISFHGSFKLGASAMVKDKYHPRRVSAVRNFPPGCGTNNWVPTEQKQQTVITSGKDYLDGVKKVEKKFEEMNEISTIKAEDMNETDTTENRASVVREPVSFEECNGGPQDSNMEETDARQSTVVSATSAKAVLDSRHSTSVMTETVVPSLKRSAAIMPPHNDFGSDDKSHRLVVHGLAAAPFCPWRKGKLSSNDLPGELPAGKSKKLTSCGKRKSKAVPSNRKLQEDCVGNSSTKKMAVPGSYDADGNPGSSMIFHKEDHDVYDEDLPYLTPVPIQAIPGNTHEDIAGPVGKEIVVYAQDTCDNMKYLHGGVSLKDEVEREVMHGLMTAPYCPWTQGKIVFENSDEGNSGGKVRNQKLSSRKKMKSVSKKSSSELKFPRGLSMKQKDNSVVHEDGSPKGFMQTDEAGPDHDGDLPANSFAIREMQDIGVSLPPFGPNYSSQGDARNRVRETLRLFHAICRKLLQKEEANSMQDEEGNLKESDKKMKRIDLVSAKIIKHKGKEVNTDKQMFGQVPGVEVGDEFQYRVELAIVGIHRLYQAGIDWMKVDGEPVATSIVASGAYSDDLENADVLIYSGQGGNVVGKIKEPADQKLERGNLALRNSISAETPVRVVRGWKETKTIDTADSRPKTVSIYVYDGLYTVKRYWTEVGPRGKQVFMFELRRNPGQPELAWKELKNSNKSRTRPGVCVSDISGGKEPVPVFAVNTIDDEKPPPFNYTPKMIYPDWFFPIPPEGCNCTGRCSDTKKCPCTVRNGGEIPYNRNGAIVEAKPLVFECGPSCNCPPSCYNRVTQRGIRFKLEIFKTDSRGWGLRSLNSIPSGCFICEYAGELLEDKEAEQRVGNDEYLFDIGQNYSDFSLNAEERAIPVESLEEAEAGYTIDAGQYGNVGRFVNHSCSPNLYAQNVIYDHDDKRMPHVMLFAAENIPPLQELTYHYNYTVDQVRDSNGNIKIKKCYCGSAECTGRMY comes from the coding sequence ATGGCTTCGATTTCAGATGTCGGGTTATTTGGGGAAGCGTCGAACAAAAGGCCATTGGAAAATGGTTTTGTGCCCAGATATAAGCCCAGGAAATTATCTGCGGTCCGTGATTTTCCTCCTGGGTGTGGTCTCCATGCTGTACCTGCTGATTTCAAGCATGAAGAGAATGGCAGTAGTGGCGCTGGTGTTTCGGAGTCTGGTGGTGTTGATGATTGTCACGTGGCCCACGCTGCGATAGCTAGTGGTGTCGACAGTTTCTTAGCGCCCAGTTCAATGGAGGCTGATAGAGTCGACATTCCCAAATTCCTGAAACCTGATGTGATGAAGAATTCTGAAATTGTAAAGGATGAGGGACCCAGTGGCGTTAACATCGAGGTTGATTGTGGGTCGCGTTGCATCAATAGTCCTATCGATAAAGTAGTAGCTGAGTCGGTGGATGCGTTGGTGGAAGATGTTACAGTCACAACGATAGATGTCACGAGTGTAGAGGAAGTGATGATTGAAATCGGACCCATATGCGACGAGTTGCCAAATGAGGTTGAAGTTCAAACACTCGAAGCATTAGATCAACACGTTGAATTAGATGAAGCTGAATCGTTGGATGCATTGGTGGGGAAAATGAACACCATGGATGGTTTCTCGAATGGTGTTGCAAAGATTACAGACTCTGATTCTTCTAAGGAAGAGATTGAGCCTGAAGGTCAGACAACGTTGGAAAAGTTAAGTGAGGTGGAAGCATCTGTTTTGATTCCAAATTCCGTCGCAGGGGAGGTAAAATCCGTGTTAGATGCTGGTGCTTCAATTGATGAACTGCCATTGGTTGGTTTCTCTCAGCCATCAATTTCATTTCATGGCAGTTTTAAGCTAGGGGCTTCTGCTATGGTGAAGGACAAATACCATCCGAGAAGAGTGTCGGCTGTTCGTAACTTCCCTCCAGGTTGTGGGACTAACAATTGGGTTCCTACTGAACAAAAGCAACAGACTGTTATTACTTCAGGAAAAGACTATCTCGATGGCgtaaaaaaagttgaaaaaaaattcgAGGAGATGAATGAAATCAGTACAATAAAAGCAGAGGACATGAATGAAACCGATACAACTGAGAACAGAGCCAGTGTAGTTCGAGAGCCCGTGAGTTTTGAGGAATGTAATGGAGGTCCACAAGATAGCAATATGGAGGAAACAGATGCAAGACAATCTACCGTTGTATCGGCAACCTCGGCCAAGGCAGTGCTTGATAGCCGACATAGTACATCAGTGATGACAGAAACTGTGGTTCCCTCACTAAAGAGAAGTGCTGCAATAATGCCTCCACACAATGATTTTGGCTCAGATGACAAATCGCATAGACTAGTTGTTCATGGCCTAGCTGCTGCACCATTTTGTCCATGGAGGAAGGGAAAACTATCTTCGAATGATTTACCTGGTGAATTGCCTGCTGGAAAGTCAAAAAAGCTTACTTCCTGTGGGAAACGTAAGTCTAAAGCTGTTCCTTCAAATAGGAAACTTCAAGAAGATTGTGTAGGAAATTCATCTACAAAAAAGATGGCAGTTCCTGGTTCGTATGATGCAGATGGAAACCCGGGTTCATCAATGATCTTTCACAAGGAAGATCATGATGTTTATGACGAAGATTTACCCTATTTAACACCTGTTCCGATCCAAGCAATTCCCGGGAATACTCACGAGGATATTGCAGGACCAGTTGGAAAGGAGATTGTTGTCTATGCACAGGATACGTGTGATAATATGAAGTATTTGCACGGTGGTGTCAGCTTAAAAGATGAAGTGGAGAGAGAGGTAATGCATGGTCTGATGACAGCGCCTTATTGCCCATGGACTCAAGGGAAAATAGTTTTTGAAAACTCAGATGAAGGTAATAGTGGAGGAAAAGTGAGGAATCAGAAATTGTCTTCGAGAAAAAAGATGAAGTCTGTTTCTAAGAAAAGTAGTTCTGAATTGAAATTTCCGCGAGGACTATCTATGAAGCAGAAAGACAATTCTGTGGTTCATGAAGATGGTAGCCCCAAGGGATTTATGCAAACGGATGAGGCAGGTCCTGATCATGATGGAGACTTACCTGCAAATTCTTTTGCCATCCGTGAAATGCAAGATATTGGAGTCAGTTTGCCTCCTTTTGGTCCTAACTATTCAAGTCAAGGTGATGCCCGTAACAGAGTGAGAGAAACCCTAAGGCTGTTTCATGCTATATGTCGGAAGCTCTTGCAAAAAGAGGAAGCGAATTCTATGCAAGATGAGGAAGGAAACTTAAAGGAATctgacaaaaaaatgaaaaggatCGATCTTGTCTCTGCAAAGATAATTAAACACAAAGGAAAAGAAGTTAACACAGATAAGCAGATGTTTGGACAAGTACCAGGAGTTGAAGTGGGTGATGAGTTTCAGTACAGAGTGGAACTTGCGATTGTTGGTATTCACCGCCTGTATCAGGCTGGTATAGACTGGATGAAGGTCGATGGCGAACCAGTTGCCACTAGTATTGTTGCTTCTGGGGCTTATTCTGATGATTTGGAGAATGCTGATGTCTTAATATACTCGGGGCAAGGAGGAAATGTAGTTGGGAAGATTAAGGAACCTGCAGATCAGAAGCTTGAAAGAGGTAATTTGGCTTTAAGGAATAGTATATCAGCTGAGACTCCGGTTCGTGTTGTCCGTGGGTGGAAGGAAACAAAGACAATTGATACTGCTGATTCAAGACCTAAGACAGTCTCCATTTATGTTTATGACGGTCTATACACTGTGAAAAGATATTGGACAGAAGTTGGGCCTCGGGGTAAGCAGGTTTTCATGTTTGAGTTGAGGAGGAATCCTGGTCAACCTGAACTTGCCTGGAAGGAATTGAAGAATTCAAATAAATCCAGAACTCGGCCAGGTGTTTGTGTCAGTGATATTTCAGGAGGAAAAGAGCCGGTCCCTGTATTTGCTGTCAATACTATAGATGATGAGAAACCACCCCCGTTCAACTACACCCCCAAGATGATATATCCTGATTGGTTCTTTCCTATTCCCCCCGAAGGTTGTAATTGCACAGGGAGATGTAGTGACACTAAAAAATGCCCATGCACGGTGAGAAACGGCGGTGAGATTCCATACAACCGCAACGGAGCTATTGTCGAAGCAAAACCGCTGGTATTCGAGTGTGGCCCTTCTTGTAATTGTCCTCCTTCATGCTATAACAGAGTCACCCAACGTGGCATCAGATTTAAGCTTGAGATATTCAAAACAGATTCGAGGGGCTGGGGTTTAAGGTCCCTAAATTCTATCCCTTCAGGATGTTTTATATGTGAGTATGCAGGCGAGCTTCTTGAAGACAAGGAAGCAGAACAAAGAGTTGGAAATGATGAATATCTCTTTGATATTGGTCAAAATTACAGCGACTTTTCCCTCAATGCAGAAGAACGTGCAATTCCAGTTGAATCTTTGGAAGAAGCTGAAGCTGGATATACAATTGATGCCGGACAATATGGAAATGTTGGCAGGTTTGTCAATCACAGCTGTTCACCGAATCTCTATGCTCAAAATGTGATATATGATCATGATGACAAGAGGATGCCCCACGTAATGCTTTTTGCCGCAGAGAACATTCCCCCTTTGCAAGAGCTGACTTACCATTACAACTACACAGTTGACCAGGTACGTGATTCAAATGGAAATATCAAGATTAAGAAATGTTATTGTGGTTCTGCTGAATGTACTGGCAGGATGTATTGA
- the LOC140979896 gene encoding uncharacterized protein, translating to MYSILLYFSPKSFSGKRSCSYSPFTSLSTLCCAAQDAYSSSDDNVVLDLSYTEQQQRTQKHATTGSIINDLNTLNFTRHGKPTVSDYNWIFYRYFKSGSVVLDELSEVYVGMKRFGPTPNLLTYNTLLNGLIFVGSLKDAILIVEDMINCGFLPSFTVISKLLRRLLKVGNVVDSVIVFEIMLNVNYTPSYYNVSTLIWGLCKAGMVQKAYFFFLAILEKEYFPCGCLFDHILWALCKSEQSYLALAFFGWLKKKGIACTVRSYTALVYGFSKERLWIEAFNCLNEMENDNYKPHLITYTIVIKSLCDDGKVDKALKYVGKMEKVGCVPDLVTYNIVLRELCHQGRVVEVGELIRLIDQKGFFPDLFTYSALAGGMLKSDKVEIANRLLVDTVSRSSSIDDVVYNIYLHSTRCHGNSRETLLLMESMMEKGFKPTSVSYNTILKGLCKENKVDEALELLDSANWPTNGPDLISFNTILSAACKQGNSSMIRRILYRMEFEGIKLDVVSSTCLIQYFCTTGQISESLKLLESMVSDGPPPNTVTLNTLLIGLCKNRLLGMAEKIFNYVKGIGIPPNTVTYNILMRASVREDNDLLLYELSRDMHRQNLKPDASTYGCFIYSLCRGGKISLALQLRDQLLENGISANIFIYNAILEAMFKKGMFWQIIILFKDMAMDGCEPNEGSFGILKRASRNGWMRNYPRALKIVELVMSGNLDNMNGRVGKIT from the coding sequence ATGTATTCTATCCTCCtgtatttttcaccaaaaagcTTCAGTGGAAAAAGATCTTGTTCTTACTCCCCTTTCACGAGTCTGTCCACTTTGTGTTGTGCTGCACAAGATGCTTACTCATCATCAGATGATAATGTGGTGTTGGATTTGAGTTACACCGAACAGCAACAGAGAACGCAGAAGCATGCAACCACAGGTAGCATTATAAATGATCTCAACACTTTGAATTTCACGAGGCACGGGAAACCAACTGTTTCCGACTACAATTGGATCTTTTATCGTTATTTCAAATCGGGGAGTGTCGTGCTTGATGAGTTGTCTGAGGTTTATGTTGGAATGAAAAGATTCGGTCCAACCCCGAATTTGTTGACGTATAACACCCTTTTGAACGGGCTTATATTTGTTGGTAGTTTAAAAGATGCTATTTTAATTGTTGAAGATATGATAAATTGTGGGTTTCTGCCTTCCTTCACTGTTATATCTAAATTGTTGAGGAGGCTGCTGAAAGTTGGAAATGTCGTAGATTCTGTAATAGTGTTTGAGATTATGTTGAATGTCAATTACACTCCTAGTTATTACAATGTAAGTACCTTGATTTGGGGTCTTTGTAAAGCTGGAATGGTTCAAAAGGCATATTTTTTCTTCTTAGCAATTTTGGAGAAGGAATACTTTCCATGTGGCTGTCTCTTCGATCATATATTATGGGCTTTGTGCAAGTCTGAGCAGAGTTACCTTGCATTGGCTTTTTTTGGCTGGTTAAAAAAGAAAGGAATTGCATGTACTGTTCGCTCGTATACTGCTCTAGTTTATGGCTTTAGTAAAGAAAGGCTGTGGATCGAAGCCTTTAATTGTTTAAATGAGATGGAAAATGATAACTATAAGCCTCATCTTATAACTTACACTATAGTTATCAAGTCTCTTTGTGATGACGGGAAAGTTGACAAGGCATTAAAGTATGTGGGTAAAATGGAAAAGGTAGGATGTGTTCCTGATTTGGTTACATACAATATAGTTCTCCGTGAGCTTTGCCATCAAGGTAGGGTGGTTGAAGTAGGTGAACTTATTCGCCTTATTGATCAGAAGGGTTTCTTTCCAGATTTGTTTACTTATTCTGCTTTGGCTGGAGGCATGCTGAAAAGTGACAAGGTTGAGATTGCCAATAGGCTGTTAGTTGATACTGTTTCGAGGAGCTCTTCTATAGATGATGTAGTTTACAATATATATCTGCATTCGACACGCTGTCATGGTAATTCGAGGGAAACATTGTTGCTGATGGAGAGTATGATGGAGAAGGGATTTAAACCAACCAGTGTGTCGTACAATACAATTCTGAAAGGTTTGTGCAAGGAAAATAAAGTCGACGAAGCTCTAGAATTGTTGGACAGTGCCAACTGGCCTACCAATGGACCGGATTTGATTTCCTTCAATACAATCTTGTCTGCAGCTTGTAAACAGGGAAATTCATCCATGATACGGCGGATTTTGTACAGGATGGAATTCGAAGGAATAAAACTTGATGTTGTAAGTTCGACATGTCTGATTCAGTATTTCTGTACCACTGGGCAAATCTCTGAAAGCTTGAAGCTGTTAGAGTCTATGGTCAGTGATGGTCCTCCGCCAAATACAGTCACCTTAAATACTCTCCTTATTGGCCTATGTAAGAATCGGTTACTTGGAATGGCAGAAAAAATATTCAACTATGTCAAAGGCATTGGGATTCCACCCAACACAGTTACATATAATATTCTAATGCGTGCTTCAGTTCGGGAAGACAATGATTTACTCTTATACGAACTATCAAGGGATATGCATCGGCAGAATCTGAAACCAGATGCTAGCACCTATGGCTGCTTCATTTATAGTCTTTGTAGGGGAGGTAAGATATCACTTGCCCTTCAACTTCGGGACCAATTGCTTGAGAATGGGATTTCtgctaatatttttatttacaatgcTATACTGGAAGCAATGTTCAAGAAAGGAATGTTTTGGCAAATAATCATACTTTTTAAAGATATGGCCATGGATGGCTGTGAGCCAAATGAAGGTTCATTTGGCATTTTGAAAAGAGCATCGAGAAATGGTTGGATGAGGAATTACCCTAGAGCTTTAAAAATTGTTGAACTTGTCATGAGTGGCAACTTGGACAATATGAATGGACGTGTGGGAAAGATTACGTAA